TGTGAAATATCATCGTGCTGAGACAAGATGTGGATGCTTAGCAAGGATGAAAATTGGTTGTCATTTGAATGATAAGTATCGTGTCATAGAATTTGTTTCTGAGCATAACCATGTGACTACAAGTCCGTCTAAGACTCATTTGTTTAGGTCTCATAGGAAGATCACTCTTGCACAAATAGCTGAAGTTGATATGGCTGATAGTTCAGGAATTGCTCCCAAAGCAGCTCTTGAATTTTTAAGTAGACAAGCTGGTGGTCGGGAAAGTCTTGGATTTATTCCTGATGATTACAAGAACTACTTGCATTCAAAACGAACAAGAGAAATGAAGTTAGGAGATACAGGTGGTGTGTTAGAGTATCTGCAACAAATGCAATTGACTgatcctaattttttttatgctatACAAGTGGATGAAGATGATTTGATCACTAATATTTTTTGGGATGATGCGAGGATGATGGTAGATTATGATTATTTTGGTGATGTAGTATGTTTTGATACTACctatagaaaaaataaagaaggaagACCTTTTGCAATGTTTGTTGGTGTCAATCACCATAAGCAAACTATTATATTTGGTGCTGCACTATTATATGATGAGACAATTCAAACTTTTACGTGGTTGTTTGATACTTTTGTGAAGGCTATGTCTGGAAAAAAGCCAAAGAGCATTCTTACAGACCAAGATGCAGCAATGTCTGCAGCATTAGCTTTAAAATGGCCAGAAACATCTCATCGTTTATGTATTTGGCACATATATCAGAATGCAGCCAAACACCTTAGCGGTGTTTTTGAGAAGTTCAAAGATTTCAGCAAAGATTTTAGTAGTTGCATGTATGATTATGAGGATGAAGATGCTTTTCTAAATGCTTGCAATAGTATGCTTGAAAAATATACTCTCGTGGGCAATGATTGGTTGAGTTGCTTGTTTAAAATAAGGGAGAAATGGGCGTTAATTTATGGGCGACAAACTTTTTGTGCAGATATTACTACTACCCAGCAGAGTTGATTCAATATGTGTTGATTCAATATGTGTTCCTACTACGAAAGCTGTTCCAGCACCTCCATCAGAAATTTCACAGGTATTGtataaattcattattaatttcatctttatttgtttattacCCTGTAGCTTCATTGTATTTTCCCAGTATTGgttgaacccaaaaaattgTAGGAACTTGTTGCCGTCAATAATTTAAACATGGAATTTCCAGTTAGCATGGTCAACTTATTGTAGGTACTTCATTGCATTTAGTTAAAACTTTTCttaattgtaattttgtaCTTGATTGAGTATATTTCACTgttttgacatatatatattgtatgaGTGTAGGCACAATCACCATTGGAAGGAGAATTTGGGTTGTTTAGCTCTCAATTCACAGGTCCCGGGGCCAAAAGTTCTAGTGTTGAAGTAGATCCACCTTTTCAATTGACAAGAGTCACCAAGCGTCATAATGTTGAATTTGGGTTGTTTAGCTCTCAATTGTTGACAAGGGTTCCATAATTTGTTACAACTCTGTTTTGATTTAGAACaagtttgttatgtttgtcctgtcttgGCATTTGAACTTATTCTGATATTTGGCATCTCTGCCTTCTT
The window above is part of the Prunus dulcis chromosome 1, ALMONDv2, whole genome shotgun sequence genome. Proteins encoded here:
- the LOC117620172 gene encoding protein FAR1-RELATED SEQUENCE 5-like, translated to MEFETEDLAFKFYNAYAYNIGFSIRRSSCHKFKSGQLRDRLFVCFAEGKREIDKRVSNVKYHRAETRCGCLARMKIGCHLNDKYRVIEFVSEHNHVTTSPSKTHLFRSHRKITLAQIAEVDMADSSGIAPKAALEFLSRQAGGRESLGFIPDDYKNYLHSKRTREMKLGDTGGVLEYLQQMQLTDPNFFYAIQVDEDDLITNIFWDDARMMVDYDYFGDVVCFDTTYRKNKEGRPFAMFVGVNHHKQTIIFGAALLYDETIQTFTWLFDTFVKAMSGKKPKSILTDQDAAMSAALALKWPETSHRLCIWHIYQNAAKHLSGVFEKFKDFSKDFSSCMYDYEDEDAFLNACNSMLEKYTLILLLPSRVDSICVDSICVPTTKAVPAPPSEISQAQSPLEGEFGLFSSQFTGPGAKSSSVEVDPPFQLTRVTKRHNVEFGLFSSQLLTRVP